One genomic window of Centroberyx gerrardi isolate f3 chromosome 15, fCenGer3.hap1.cur.20231027, whole genome shotgun sequence includes the following:
- the ubac2 gene encoding ubiquitin-associated domain-containing protein 2 → MFTTTGSRGLYKAPLSKGLLLVLSGLTVMLTLLPQYQELFIYNLQAITQQHQVWRWVCGRLICLDLKDTFCSSLLIYNFRIFERRFGTRKFASFLLGTWFLSALMDFLLAQAVHFLFDYELEELPAGLLSPVFSLFVPFYLSIPRMPVTQILGHIPITNKSLVYIVGLQLLTSSTFMWLIALSGLISGALYHSNVLRLQRLLFMPAWLSRIGRYILEPLFSGPQPSAETPLGMGATLDIQRQQRMEVLDQQLLLAQYNEARRNARHQPQAGLLDWARLFPSLRHRGQNRPAAQPRPQAQTDPSPQPQPPLLDNSPVAEEQVARLVEMGFSRIDALEALRASNNDINMATNFLLQH, encoded by the exons ATGTTTACGACCACCGGCTCTCGAGGCCTCT ACAAGGCTCCTCTGTCCAAAGGCCTCCTGCTGGTGCTCAGTGGGCTGACTGTGATGCTCACCCTGCTGCCACAGTACCAGGAACTCTTCATATACAACCTGCAGGCTATCACACAGCAGCACCAG GTGTGGAGGTGGGTGTGTGGCAGGCTGATCTGTCTAGACCTAAAGGACACCTTCTGTAGCAGCCTGCTCATCTACAACTTCCGCATATTTGAGAGGAGGTTTGGCACCAGGAAGTTTGCT TCCTTCCTATTGGGCACCTGGTTTCTGTCTGCGCTCATGGACTTCCTGCTGGCCCAGGCTGTCCACTTTCTGTTTGACTACGAGTTGGAGGAGCTGCCTGCAGGACT tctctctccagtcttctctctgtttgtgcCTTTCTATCTGTCAATCCCCAGGATGCCAGTGACTCAGATCCTGGGCCATATCCCCATCACCAACAAGTCTCTGGTCTACATAGTGGGACTACAG CTGCTGACCTCCAGCACCTTCATGTGGCTCATAGCTCTCAGTGGACTG ATATCAGGCGCGCTGTACCACTCTAATGTCCTCCGGTTGCAGCGGCTCCTCTTTATGCCGGCCTGGCTATCTCGTATTGGACGGTATATTCTGGAGCCCCTCTTCTCAG GCCCCCAGCCCAGTGCCGAGACCCCCCTGGGGATGGGCGCCACCCTGGACATCCAGCGGCAGCAGAGGATGGAGGTGCTGGACCAACAACTGCTGCTGGCCCAATACAACGAGGCCAGGAGGAACGCCAGACACCAGccacag GCTGGTTTGTTAGACTGGGCCAGGTTGTTCCCCTCCCTGAGACACAGAGGGCAGAACCGCCCCGCAGCACAGCCACGCCCCCAGGCTCAGACAGACCCCTCCCCTCAGCCACAGCCGCCGCTATTGGACAACTCTCCTGTCGCAGAAGAGcag GTTGCCAGGTTGGTGGAAATGGGTTTCTCCAGGATTGATGCCCTAGAGGCCCTCAGAGCTTCGAACAATGACATCAACATGGCGACCAACTTCCTCTTGCAACACTGA